Proteins encoded within one genomic window of Oryza glaberrima chromosome 12, OglaRS2, whole genome shotgun sequence:
- the LOC127757045 gene encoding uncharacterized protein At4g06598-like, translating to MMANARFQKQALLPPRSPFPAAVGAAPSPSPHAELGPIARPRDAPHRHGHQRTSSESVLIDEQPSWLEDLLDEPEAAARPHGRPGHRRSSSDSFTLFDGGASAAAAGMYDNVFDGMRGRGGGGQQVGSWGGVPEFFPEQSSFGRPQGQGGRPWDSRLMLRQGGGGGGGMPVPMREMNGGHHGPPNAFGDHGHGSLPNGVDRKGPGDSAHDQRMGAERKEGAHLRHSQSEADTKRAKQQYAQRSRVRKLQYIAELERRVQALQTEGVEVSAEMDFLGQQNIMLDLENKALKQRLESLSQEHLIKRFQQEMFEREIGRLRSLFQQQQQQQHIPQQQGPTHSRSNSRDLDSQFANMSLKHGDPNSGRDAVPGLRI from the exons ATGATGGCGAACGCGAGGTTTCAGAAGCAGGCATTGCTGCCGCCGCGGAGCCCgttcccggcggcggtgggggcggcgccgtcgccgtcgccgcacgccgAGCTGGGCCCGATCGCGCGGCCGCGGGACGCGCCCCACCGGCACGGCCACCAGCGCACGTCGTCGGAGAGCGTCCTCATCGACGAGCAGCCGTCGTGGCTGGAGGACCTGCTCGACGagcccgaggcggcggcgcggccgcacgGCCGCCCCGGCCACCGCAGGTCGTCCAGCGACTCCTTCACGCTGTTCGACGGcggtgcctccgccgccgcggctggcaTGTATGACAATGTGTTCGATGGAATGAGgggaagaggtggaggagggcaGCAGGTTGGTTCTTGGGGTGGCGTACCGGAGTTCTTCCCGGAACAAAGCTCGTTTGGGCGGCCGCAAGGGCAGGGTGGCCGGCCATGGGATTCGAGACTGATGCTCCGacaaggcggtggtggtggcggcggtatGCCGGTGCCGATGAGGGAGATGAATGGTGGCCATCATGGTCCACCAAACGCATTTGGTGATCATGGGCATGGTTCTTTGCCGAATGGGGTGGACAGGAAAGGCCCCGGAGATTCAGCTCATGATCAGAGGATGGGAGCAGAGAGGAAAGAGGGTGCACACCTAAGGCACTCCCAATCGGAGGCAGACACGAAGCGAGCTAAACA GCAGTATGCTCAGAGGTCTCGTGTTAGAAAGCTCCAGTACATTGCAGAGCTCGAGAGAAGAGTTCAAGCTTTACAG ACAGAGGGTGTAGAAGTTTCTGCTGAGATGGATTTTCTTGGTCAACAAAATATCATGTTAGATTTGGAGAATAAAGCCTTGAAACAACGGCTTGAGAGTCTATCTCAGGAACACCTAATTAAACGCT TTCAACAGGAGATGTTTGAACGGGAAATTGGCCGTCTCAGATCATTGtttcagcaacagcaacagcagcagcacatACCACAGCAGCAGGGTCCTACCCACAGTCGTAGTAACAGCAGAGACCTCGATTCACAATTTGCAAACATGTCTCTAAAACACGGCGATCCCAACTCAGGGCGTGATGCTGTTCCAGGCCTTCGCATTTAG
- the LOC127757044 gene encoding protein FAR1-RELATED SEQUENCE 5-like → MLCKMDCDEQIANIFWADAKMIVDYARFGDVITFDTTFGTNKEYRPFGVFVGFNHFRETVIFGAALMYDETFESFKWLFETFLKAHNGKQPQTIYTDQDSAMGKAVEEVFTESWHGLCTFHIMENAIKHLSQQENEGSSILSDFSACMFEYEDMADFEETFDTMRSKMHKQTWLDSIYKFKEKWAECYMNDVYTLGMRSTQLSESLNSDLKDHFKSDFDIIRFLNHFERVVQLKRDKELNSLFESMKKLSRIKMRTPILLQASKLYTPIIFEAFQAEYEHSMAACARVLDGDNEYLITIRDEDLAFEEEYKVIGNPSEQTALCSCGQFIRIGILCSHALKVLDLMNIKSLPTHHVLKRWTHEARHGSIQDNQGRSIVENPRFNAMLRYKYLTHKFLILANEAASSPECCLLVDNTLNILAKQVENKMAASLDTTSGDPCTTTVDIQPSNVSLTNARLKKKEVHSRASKRTRTWFDKKRRVRRKKKGTTTSQGKKTKRQEAGNDGLDAQAAKDNTSGNNNKDFEQYGVINTFTQLLMCPSISDLCTEDLF, encoded by the exons ATGCTTTGCAAAATGGACTGTGATGAGCAAATAGCAAATATATTTTGGGCTGATGCTAAAATGATTGTAGACTATGCACGCTTTGGTGATGTTATCACTTTTGATACTACATTTGGAACAAACAAGGAGTATAGGCCTTTTGGTGTCTTTGTTGGATTCAATCACTTTAGAGAGACGGTAATTTTTGGTGCAGCTCTTATGTATGATGAAACATTTGAGTCCTTCAAGTGGTTGTTTGAGACTTTTTTAAAAGCACATAATGGCAAGCAACCTCAAACAATTTATACAGACCAAGATAGTGCAATGGGGAAAGCGGTTGAAGAAGTATTCACAGAATCATGGCATGGATTATGCACCTTTCACATAATGGAGAATGCTATCAAGCATTTGTCTCAACAGGAGAATGAAGGCTCAAGTATTCTATCTGATTTTAGCGCATGTATGTTTGAGTATGAGGATATGGCAGACTTTGAAGAAACATTTGACACCATGAGAAGCAAGATGCACAAACAAACTTGGTTAGATAGTATCTATAAGTTCAAAGAAAAGTGGGCTGAATGTTATATGAATGATGTCTACACATTGGGAATGAGAAGCACACAATTAAGTGAGAGTCTGAATAGTGACTTAAAGGACCATTTCAAATCTGATTTTGATATCATTCGGTTTCTAAATCATTTTGAAAGGGTAGTGCAATTAAAAAGAGATAAGGAATTGAATTCCCTATTTGAGTCAATGAAAAAGTTGTCTAGAATTAAAATGAGGACACCCATATTGTTGCAAGCAAGCAAATTGTACACACCCATTATATTTGAAGCTTTCCAAGCTGAATATGAACATTCCATGGCAGCTTGTGCTAGAGTGTTGGATGGAGATAATGAATATCTAATCACAATTAGAGATGAGGATTTAGCATTTGAAGAGGAGTACAAAGTTATTGGTAATCCATCAGAACAAACAGCTTTATGTAGCTGTGGCCAATTTATCAGGATTGGAATATTGTGTAGTCATGCTTTGAAAGTTCTTGATTTGATGAATATCAAGTCACTACCAACACATCATGTGTTAAAACGATGGACACATGAAGCACGCCATGGAAGTATTCAGGATAACCAAGGAAGAAGCATAGTTGAAAATCCACGTTTCAATGCTATGCTTCGTTACAAATATCTCACTCACAAATTTCTTATTTTGGCAAATGAAGCAGCTAGTTCACCGGAATGCTGTTTATTGGTAGACAACACACTTAACATCCTCGCTAAGCAAGTTGAAAACAAAATGGCTGCAAGTCTAGACACTACTTCAGGGGATCCATGTACAACCACTGTGGATATTCAGCCATCAAATGTTTCACTTACTAATGCACGtctgaaaaagaaagaagttcACTCTAGAGCTTCAAAGAGGACAAGAACATGGTTTGATAAGAAGAGAAGggtgaggagaaaaaaaaagggtacaaCTACATCACAAGGGAAAAAAACCAAG CGACAGGAGGCTGGAAATGATGGTCTGGATGCACAAGCTGCAAAAGATAATACTTCAGGAAACAACAATAAAGACTTTGAACAATATGGGGTCATAAATACCTTCACTCAATTGTTGATG TGCCCAAGTATCAGTGACCTGTGTACTgaagacttattttag
- the LOC127757046 gene encoding uncharacterized protein LOC127757046, which translates to MEHGSVTDSTASTFSIVEEDHTLANSVRFVLNQDPRVAFCGYSIPHPADNKVNIRVQTTGDPAKDVLKDSLQDLMVMCQHVRGTFDTAVTQFRQNNPTGMNIDQNKKK; encoded by the exons ATGGAGCATGGGTCGGTGACGGACTCGACAGCCTCGACGTTCTCCATCGTGGAGGAGGATCACACGCTCGCCAACTCCGTTAGATTTGTTCTTAATCAGGA CCCAAGGGTAGCATTCTGTGGATACAGTATCCCTCATCCTGCTGACAACAAAGTCAACATAAGAGTTCAGACTACAG GAGACCCAGCAAAGGATGTTCTGAAAGACTCTTTGCAGGATTTGATGGTGATGTGCCAGCATGTAAGGGGGACATTTGACACGGCAGTGACTCAATTTCGGCAGAACAATCCTACAGGCATGAACATCGATCAGAACAAAAAGAAGTAG